The following proteins are encoded in a genomic region of Flammeovirga pectinis:
- a CDS encoding MFS transporter, translating into MQKDRNPWTWLPSLYFVEGLPYTIVMTVAVIMYKNLGLNNIEIALYTSWLYLPWVIKPFWSPIVDVLQTKKWWISTMQIIIGGAFAAVALTLPMDNFFRYSLAALWIVAFTSATNDIATDGFYMIGLRDDQQAFFVGIRSTFYRLAMWAGQGGIVFLTGHFYKQYGDYKTIWATTFMALGVTMVGFGILHKLILPNKEVVRPKKDQEKGLKEVGIIFSQMCIILLGGWLFNEFTGYKTSWTYLIIGIAVGVFMLFDLKKKIKKDPEKMNSPILSFFNKKDLFNVIGFILLYRLGEAQLVKIATPFLLDDRTIGGLGLSNDDLGLLYGTIGLACLVVGGILGGMAIYKKGLKFWLVPMLLSINLPNIGYMLLAYFQPESLIYTGIVIAIEQFFYGFGFTALMMYMLYVSQGENKTAHYAVCTGFMALGMMLPGMISGYFQEFLGYSNFFILVVFSGIPAILMGFNLKIDQKFGLKD; encoded by the coding sequence ATGCAAAAAGATAGAAATCCATGGACATGGCTTCCGTCATTATATTTTGTAGAAGGCTTACCTTATACTATTGTTATGACTGTTGCCGTAATAATGTACAAGAACCTAGGACTAAACAATATAGAAATTGCCCTTTATACATCTTGGCTCTATTTACCTTGGGTAATTAAACCATTTTGGAGTCCGATTGTAGATGTTCTTCAAACTAAAAAATGGTGGATTTCTACCATGCAAATTATTATTGGAGGTGCATTTGCCGCAGTTGCACTTACGCTTCCTATGGATAATTTCTTTCGGTACTCTCTTGCAGCTCTTTGGATTGTAGCTTTCACTTCTGCTACAAATGATATTGCTACAGATGGCTTTTACATGATAGGCTTAAGAGATGATCAACAAGCCTTTTTTGTAGGAATACGAAGCACTTTCTATAGATTAGCCATGTGGGCTGGCCAAGGAGGTATTGTCTTTCTAACAGGTCACTTTTACAAGCAATATGGAGACTATAAAACTATTTGGGCTACTACCTTTATGGCACTTGGAGTTACAATGGTTGGCTTTGGTATTTTACATAAACTTATTCTTCCTAATAAAGAAGTAGTAAGACCTAAAAAAGATCAGGAAAAAGGGTTGAAAGAAGTCGGTATCATCTTTAGTCAGATGTGTATAATCTTACTTGGCGGTTGGTTATTTAATGAGTTTACTGGTTATAAAACATCGTGGACTTATTTAATAATAGGTATAGCTGTAGGAGTATTTATGCTATTTGATTTAAAGAAAAAAATCAAGAAAGATCCTGAAAAAATGAACTCTCCTATTCTTTCATTTTTTAATAAAAAAGATTTATTTAATGTGATAGGCTTTATCTTACTTTATAGATTAGGAGAAGCTCAATTAGTTAAAATAGCTACTCCATTTTTATTAGATGATAGAACAATTGGTGGTTTAGGATTAAGTAATGATGATCTAGGCTTACTATACGGTACCATTGGACTTGCTTGTTTAGTAGTGGGTGGAATACTTGGAGGAATGGCTATTTATAAGAAAGGATTAAAATTTTGGTTAGTTCCGATGTTATTATCCATCAACCTACCAAATATCGGTTATATGTTACTTGCTTATTTTCAACCAGAAAGTTTGATTTATACAGGTATTGTAATTGCTATTGAACAATTTTTCTATGGATTTGGCTTCACTGCTTTAATGATGTATATGTTGTATGTTTCTCAAGGAGAAAATAAGACTGCACATTATGCTGTTTGCACTGGTTTTATGGCATTAGGAATGATGTTACCTGGTATGATAAGTGGCTATTTTCAAGAATTTTTAGGGTATTCTAATTTCTTTATTCTTGTAGTATTCTCTGGTATACCTGCCATCTTAATGGGATTCAATTTAAAGATTGATCAAAAATTTGGACTTAAAGATTAG
- a CDS encoding carboxypeptidase-like regulatory domain-containing protein has protein sequence MKYLYKKILFLSSLFLFIITVNASAQEEFFSAEYKQKPLRDALKEIETTFKVYLSFSDNAIKNKTVSASISNATLDKTLVQVLAGTSLSYEILEEQFIVIKKPVFIKKTIQGTIIDDEDEPLPYATILASPSNFYAVSKEDGSFQIKLTTEDTITFQFLGYQHIKMPVKDINTDNPIEVKLQRDSQKLPELVYEQQLNNVTSLIDAQSKGKNVKNSGIGNLPMSSQTDVYYALRLLPGVSTTGLSSALEVRGGESDQNLTLIDNYPMYQLDHYFGLESVINPDVTSSATLYAGGYDCLYGARVSSILDIGLKDPPLYHTEGNVGVSLLGYKGYLSTPIIKGKLAVYGTYRQYHGAIEKYLYDRAEVNGTVDQNSPVESKGDVNIISQNITPDIEYHDANAKVVYQINTTNQISASYLNSQDNYSSSYQLVPTKKGPNGRVPPPLTNSDDRSWTNNAFALNWNGQFAKWNSHVYATFSENIRNRHKISHVRDSATVIKRPRKLVTISNQKFRDISVHSDQQIFLNHGRLDVGTVYTNYYVVKELIPTSFFSNEIDSLTKSNTLGVYGQFNFLLGKLALTAGSRVWYYQPSNKAYIAPRIQGTYNLDSDQNYSLKFSMGRYYQFIRELSDELTYDAYWIISDGEGIPIITSNHFIGGGTAKFGKHSIDIEGYYKQSTGEMSDLIYRNPVFYHKYIGNGKSYGIDVIYEFNTKRFYNYISYGYNNYLKEYTQQETEKKRTHILQLASMYKRKRWKVGITWVLKDTEYSFNNLIPESRGPNIENNSIEPYEIPLYHRLDFSSEYNFRIGKRMKGEVVLTIYDLYNQKNTEERQVTEVGPNESNAYDYILTDVSQLGILPNVSFNLIF, from the coding sequence TTGAAGTATCTTTATAAGAAAATACTCTTTCTCTCTTCTCTGTTTTTATTTATAATTACAGTAAATGCTTCAGCACAAGAAGAGTTCTTTTCTGCAGAATACAAGCAGAAACCTCTTCGTGATGCCCTAAAAGAAATAGAAACTACTTTTAAAGTTTATCTTTCGTTTAGTGATAATGCTATAAAAAATAAAACTGTATCTGCTTCTATTTCAAATGCTACACTTGATAAGACGCTTGTTCAAGTATTAGCAGGAACCTCATTAAGTTATGAAATTCTTGAAGAGCAATTTATTGTAATCAAGAAGCCAGTATTTATCAAAAAGACAATACAAGGCACCATAATAGATGATGAGGATGAACCCCTGCCGTATGCAACAATCTTAGCATCTCCATCAAACTTCTATGCCGTTTCTAAAGAAGATGGTTCTTTTCAAATTAAGCTAACAACAGAAGATACTATTACATTTCAGTTTTTAGGATATCAACATATAAAAATGCCTGTAAAAGACATTAATACTGATAATCCTATTGAAGTCAAACTACAACGTGATAGCCAAAAACTTCCAGAATTAGTTTATGAGCAACAATTAAATAATGTTACTTCTTTAATTGATGCACAAAGCAAAGGTAAAAATGTAAAAAATTCAGGGATTGGAAATCTTCCAATGTCTAGTCAAACTGATGTTTATTATGCATTACGTTTGTTACCTGGAGTTAGTACAACTGGTTTATCTTCTGCTTTAGAAGTTAGAGGTGGAGAATCTGACCAGAACCTTACTTTAATTGATAATTACCCAATGTACCAACTAGACCATTATTTTGGTTTAGAAAGTGTGATCAACCCAGATGTAACATCAAGTGCTACTTTATATGCAGGTGGCTATGATTGTTTATATGGAGCAAGGGTCTCTAGCATCTTAGATATTGGATTAAAAGATCCTCCTTTGTACCATACAGAAGGGAATGTTGGTGTTAGTTTACTTGGTTATAAAGGTTATCTTTCTACCCCTATCATTAAAGGGAAATTAGCTGTTTATGGTACTTATAGACAGTACCATGGTGCAATAGAAAAATACTTATACGATAGAGCCGAGGTAAATGGTACTGTAGATCAAAACTCTCCTGTAGAAAGTAAAGGTGATGTAAATATCATCTCTCAAAATATTACACCAGATATAGAATACCACGATGCTAATGCTAAGGTGGTCTACCAAATCAATACAACAAACCAAATTTCTGCTAGTTATTTAAACTCTCAGGATAATTACTCATCATCATATCAATTAGTTCCTACTAAAAAAGGACCTAATGGACGCGTTCCGCCCCCACTTACAAATTCAGATGACCGTTCTTGGACTAATAATGCTTTTGCTTTAAACTGGAATGGTCAGTTTGCTAAATGGAATTCACATGTTTATGCCACTTTCTCAGAAAATATTAGAAACCGTCATAAGATTTCTCATGTAAGAGATAGTGCAACGGTTATTAAACGACCAAGAAAGCTTGTTACGATATCTAACCAAAAATTTAGAGATATTAGTGTTCATTCAGACCAACAAATTTTCCTAAATCATGGTAGACTTGATGTTGGTACTGTATACACTAATTATTATGTGGTGAAAGAACTTATTCCTACATCTTTCTTTTCTAATGAGATTGATAGCCTTACTAAATCAAATACTTTAGGTGTTTACGGACAATTTAATTTCCTTTTAGGAAAGCTTGCACTTACAGCAGGAAGTAGAGTTTGGTATTATCAACCTTCTAACAAAGCTTATATCGCTCCTCGAATTCAAGGAACTTATAATCTAGATAGTGATCAAAATTATAGTTTAAAGTTTTCAATGGGCAGATATTATCAATTTATAAGAGAATTATCTGATGAATTGACTTACGATGCTTATTGGATTATTTCTGATGGCGAAGGCATACCTATTATTACGTCTAATCATTTCATTGGTGGGGGAACGGCCAAATTTGGTAAACACAGTATAGATATTGAAGGGTATTATAAACAAAGTACAGGCGAAATGTCTGATCTTATCTATAGAAACCCTGTTTTTTACCATAAGTATATTGGCAATGGGAAATCTTACGGTATTGATGTTATTTATGAATTTAACACCAAAAGGTTCTATAATTATATTAGCTATGGGTATAATAACTACTTGAAGGAATATACTCAACAAGAAACCGAGAAAAAAAGAACGCATATTTTACAGCTTGCTAGTATGTACAAAAGGAAACGCTGGAAAGTTGGTATAACATGGGTTTTAAAAGATACTGAATACTCATTCAATAATCTGATTCCTGAAAGTAGAGGTCCTAACATTGAAAACAATTCTATCGAACCTTACGAGATACCTCTTTACCATAGATTAGATTTTTCTTCTGAATATAATTTTAGAATAGGAAAAAGAATGAAAGGTGAAGTAGTATTGACAATCTATGATTTATACAATCAGAAAAATACAGAAGAAAGACAAGTTACAGAGGTTGGACCAAACGAATCTAATGCTTACGATTATATATTAACTGATGTGTCTCAACTAGGTATTCTTCCTAACGTATCTTTTAACCTAATTTTTTAA
- a CDS encoding FecR family protein yields MSTLTKYVEDPNFCAWALGDTSLDSYWEKYLIENKDEKENIDSAKTFVQKVEVKEPNFSAQRENDLWAKIESNVVTPPKEVKLTTNWWRYGAAVIVLGLVIAFYYRNFVPSHHTEVADRGITKNVVLPDGSTVDLNSDSKISYSRQKWGEGRYLDLQGEAFFNVEKGNIFQVSTELGSVTVLGTSFNIYARDKKWIISCYTGKVLVADRNGKEIILSKGDEAEYVNNGFVHVDHYNQEPTWKKGVFNYENASLEKVFEEIQRQFDVRVIYKNPSIGNMKFTGTITTSSLKTSLEVIAKTMGVNYKINNKEVEVSL; encoded by the coding sequence ATGTCAACACTAACCAAATATGTCGAAGACCCTAATTTCTGTGCATGGGCCCTCGGCGATACATCTCTTGATAGTTATTGGGAGAAGTATCTTATTGAAAATAAAGATGAAAAAGAAAATATTGATTCTGCTAAAACTTTCGTGCAAAAAGTTGAGGTAAAAGAACCAAATTTTTCTGCTCAAAGAGAGAATGACCTTTGGGCCAAGATCGAAAGTAATGTTGTTACACCTCCAAAAGAAGTTAAATTAACTACGAATTGGTGGAGGTATGGAGCAGCTGTTATTGTTTTGGGTCTTGTGATCGCTTTTTACTACAGAAACTTTGTGCCAAGCCACCATACTGAGGTTGCTGATAGAGGAATTACGAAAAATGTTGTATTACCTGATGGTTCTACAGTAGATCTTAATTCTGATAGTAAAATCTCTTACAGTAGGCAAAAATGGGGTGAAGGACGTTACCTTGATTTACAAGGTGAAGCTTTTTTTAATGTCGAAAAAGGTAATATTTTTCAGGTATCTACGGAACTTGGGTCTGTTACTGTATTAGGAACTAGTTTTAACATCTACGCTCGTGATAAGAAATGGATTATAAGCTGTTATACAGGTAAAGTATTAGTTGCTGATAGAAATGGAAAAGAAATTATTCTTTCTAAAGGTGATGAGGCTGAATATGTGAACAATGGCTTTGTACATGTAGATCATTACAACCAAGAACCTACTTGGAAAAAGGGTGTTTTTAATTACGAAAATGCCAGTTTAGAAAAGGTTTTTGAAGAGATACAAAGACAATTTGATGTTCGCGTTATTTACAAAAATCCTTCTATTGGCAATATGAAGTTTACAGGTACTATAACTACCTCGTCTTTAAAAACTTCTTTAGAGGTAATAGCAAAAACAATGGGCGTTAATTATAAAATAAATAACAAAGAGGTTGAAGTATCTTTATAA
- a CDS encoding glycoside hydrolase family 10 protein — MQIRLLFLLFFSVVASIGYSQENREFRAVWIATVNNIDFPSSSSASMQAQREDYVRYLDKISSIGFNTVIVQVRPVADTFYPSAYEPWSKFLTGEQGKSPNPYFNPLSFMIEEAHKRNLDFHAWFNPYRVTMNADTTALTSDHPFYTNRDWFVKYGNKYYYNPGHPKGRDFVIDAIMDVARHYDIDAVHFDDYFYPYPIAGQDFPDQETFDLYADSTQFLTIEDWRRSNVDYFVKTFSERLHKERPDVQFGISPFGVWRNKEVDPKGSATRAGITNYDDLYADVVKWMANKWLDYVIPQVYWHRELGAAPYEEVVMWWNNNSFGTNLYIGQALYKLGEKWMDPNEISAQIDINRKYNNVKGNAFFSAKYLFSNPLNVVESIQEKYNTFVLPPSSFRMEQDTPNKVRITNAEGNIYSGVSLSWEDKNTNSDIRKYVIYRYETTDIGSLKGQFILDMVNKQPYQKQEFTDLTIKKGVTYTYIVTALDANKNESSRSNAIMLKAGGLFSKKVKIIH, encoded by the coding sequence ATGCAAATCAGACTTTTATTCCTATTATTTTTTAGCGTTGTAGCTAGTATAGGATACTCTCAAGAGAACCGCGAATTTAGAGCCGTTTGGATAGCAACGGTCAATAATATTGATTTCCCATCTTCAAGTAGTGCTTCTATGCAAGCACAAAGAGAAGATTATGTTCGTTATTTAGATAAAATATCGAGTATAGGGTTCAATACCGTAATTGTACAAGTTAGACCTGTTGCAGATACTTTTTACCCTTCGGCCTATGAGCCTTGGAGTAAATTTCTTACTGGAGAACAAGGTAAAAGCCCTAACCCTTACTTTAATCCGTTATCATTTATGATTGAAGAGGCACACAAAAGAAATCTAGATTTCCATGCATGGTTTAACCCCTACCGTGTTACAATGAATGCAGACACAACTGCATTAACATCAGATCATCCTTTTTACACAAATAGAGATTGGTTTGTAAAATATGGAAATAAATATTATTACAATCCAGGTCATCCAAAAGGTAGAGATTTTGTAATTGATGCAATTATGGACGTAGCAAGACATTATGATATCGATGCCGTACATTTTGATGATTACTTCTACCCTTACCCGATTGCAGGCCAAGATTTTCCAGATCAAGAAACATTTGATTTATACGCCGACTCCACTCAATTTTTAACCATTGAAGATTGGCGACGAAGCAATGTAGATTACTTTGTTAAAACATTTTCGGAAAGACTTCATAAAGAAAGACCCGATGTTCAGTTTGGCATTAGTCCGTTTGGTGTTTGGAGAAATAAGGAAGTTGACCCGAAAGGATCTGCAACCAGAGCAGGTATTACCAATTATGATGATTTGTATGCAGATGTTGTAAAATGGATGGCTAATAAATGGTTAGACTATGTTATACCTCAAGTTTATTGGCACAGAGAACTAGGAGCTGCACCTTATGAAGAAGTTGTTATGTGGTGGAACAACAATAGTTTTGGTACTAATTTATACATTGGACAAGCGCTCTACAAGTTAGGAGAAAAATGGATGGACCCTAATGAAATTTCTGCACAAATTGATATCAATAGAAAATATAACAATGTAAAAGGTAATGCATTTTTTAGTGCTAAATATCTTTTCTCTAACCCATTGAATGTAGTCGAAAGTATTCAAGAGAAATATAACACATTTGTTTTACCACCTTCTAGCTTCCGTATGGAACAGGATACACCAAATAAAGTTCGAATTACTAATGCAGAAGGAAATATATATTCAGGAGTTTCTTTATCTTGGGAAGATAAAAACACCAACTCAGACATTAGAAAATATGTTATCTACCGATATGAAACCACAGATATTGGTTCTTTAAAAGGACAATTTATACTTGATATGGTCAATAAACAACCGTATCAAAAACAAGAGTTTACAGACCTAACTATAAAAAAGGGAGTTACCTATACTTATATAGTTACAGCTTTAGATGCCAATAAAAATGAGAGCTCGCGCAGTAATGCAATCATGCTAAAAGCAGGAGGGCTCTTCTCTAAGAAAGTAAAAATCATTCATTAA
- a CDS encoding RNA polymerase sigma factor, which produces MEQDLHYWKSLREDDDASALKYFYNQYIKLLYKYGYHFCQDANMVEDCVQDLFLRLWEKRSGLGDTNNVKLYLMVALKRSIYEKVKKGAKTSNTGDDVIETFDTGFTMEESIITSETEQINKEKLLQTLEHLSGRQKEVIYLRFYNGFSPEEVSEVMNISNQSVRNLQASALKKMRNNMGDSLILIVIGKIIVNFLNFL; this is translated from the coding sequence ATGGAACAAGATCTTCACTATTGGAAATCTTTAAGAGAAGATGACGATGCTTCTGCTCTTAAATATTTCTATAATCAATACATTAAACTTTTATATAAATATGGATATCATTTTTGCCAAGACGCTAACATGGTCGAAGACTGTGTACAAGACTTATTTTTAAGACTTTGGGAAAAAAGGAGTGGTTTAGGAGATACCAATAATGTGAAACTCTATTTAATGGTCGCTCTAAAACGAAGTATTTACGAAAAAGTAAAAAAAGGTGCTAAAACATCAAATACTGGCGATGATGTTATAGAAACTTTTGATACAGGCTTTACAATGGAAGAGTCTATTATTACATCAGAAACAGAACAAATAAATAAAGAAAAGTTACTTCAAACACTAGAACACCTTTCTGGAAGGCAAAAAGAGGTTATTTACTTACGCTTCTATAATGGCTTTTCTCCAGAAGAAGTAAGCGAAGTAATGAATATTAGTAATCAGTCTGTGAGAAATTTACAGGCTTCAGCTCTGAAAAAAATGCGAAATAATATGGGTGATAGTCTCATATTAATTGTAATCGGTAAAATAATAGTAAATTTTTTGAATTTTCTATAG